The DNA window GCTGGGGACAGAACCTCCCCACCTGTGGTGAGGGGCCTGGGCTCaaccccctgcctgccccacagttCCCTTCCCAGTCCCATCTCAACCTCCCTGCAGGGCATTGCCAGCCACAGCCATGTGTGGGGACAGATGAGCCCTACATGCTGCACCCCTGCCATGGGGCCAGCACCCTGTCCCTGCGCTGCCTGGCTGCACCCTGCGTGGGTGCCCGTGGCACCCCCTGCCCTGTTCCCATCCTCCCACTGCCTCTACCCCTGCCTGGCACCTTGGCTTCATGTTACCAGGTTTAGCCATGCTGAGCAGGCGCCCTGGGGTGACCACAGCCCCTGGGGTCACCTTGCCACCAGATGCTGCAACACAAGCCAGGACGTGACTGTGCTGGGACAAGACAGCCCTGCGTACAAGCAGGACTCCATAGCCTCAAACCTCAGGTGGAATGTCATGCTGGGCCTCGGTGCTATCAGCAGCATGCTGGGAACCACGAGGCCTTTCCTGTCTGCCACACAGAGACTgagcctccctcctcccccttcccaaaATGGCCTGGCTCTGGGCCGTGCATCCCTTCCCCATGGCACCAAGCACCGGATCTGCTGGGAAAAGCCTTTTGTCTCCAATCAGGAACATTGTTTTCTCCTGGAAAGGCTCCATCCAGCCTGGAGGGATTTCAGCTGCAGCTGGATGGGGCGGGAGGGGCACCTGGGGAACAGGCCAAGCTGGAGGgagtgggggctggagggggggcagagcagagagagCCATGCCAGTGGCCTGGGGACAGCCACCCCTTGCCTGGCTGTGGCCAGGGGTAAGGCGCCACTGCTCTGCATTGGCAGGGGGTTCACATGGCAGCCCTGCACCCATATGTCCACATGCAGATGGCTGTCCCCCACACTTACTTTGGTGAGCCCAGTGTGGAGCTGTGGCAAAGGCTCCCCTTCCCTCACTGTCTGGCACTGCAGAGTGATACCCAGGGACTGTCCCATCCCTGTGCAACCCAGTGAAACCCTGTCCCCATTGCATGTGCCTTGTGTGGGGTACCTGCACCAGGGAAAAACCCAGGCTCCTGCTCCTGGAGAGCTGTGTCACACAGAATGGCAGGGTGATGGTCACAGTGCCCCAGGTCTGGCTGGGTGGTGGACAACATAGTTCCAGAGAGGCTGGCTGTGCCTGGGTCTGTGGGAGGCTGTGGGTCATGCCAGGGAAGGAATGGGAGCAGCACGGAATAGAGCtggacggacacacacacacaccccccacccccacacccacccacccttGCAGCAAGGTCTGGGGAGTGGATGGGATTGgacagggaaggggagcaggaCCAGCAGTGGGACACAGGGCTCCAGGTGTGCTGGGCAGCAGGGCTCAAGGTTTCTACTGCAGCTGGAAGAcagccccttcccacccagcTGGGTGGTCCTGGAAGCTATTTGGTTGTGGCAGAGGAATCCTGGGCCCCCAAAAACCTTTGGGACCATTCCCATCcccagggaaggcagcagcagacTGTTCCCTGCTGCCTGGTGGGTCTTCAAGGATCTGATCCTCGGTCCCATCTCCAAGCCAAGCACATGTGGCACCATGCAGCTGCCAGAGCTTCCTTTGCTTGCTGGCAGGGTCCACAGCATGGGGCCATTCACCCCTGACAGTGCTGGGGGGGCTGTTCCTGGctgggggggcagccctgcccaggggTATGGGACAGTACCATGGAGCAGTGTCCCCCACCTTGGTGACTGGATGCCCCAGCCATCCCTCCAATCTGCAAGAGTGGGACTGGCTGGACTTTCTCCCAGCTGGAGCGCTGGCCCATGTGTTCATGCCCACAGTCTGGGGATGCACTGCTCACTGCTGGACTCTTCCCTCTGGAGGGGATTGCCTGGCCTGGGATGAGGGCCGGCTGTCCTGGGTGTCACCTTGCTCGTCACCTGTGCTACAGCCAGGTCAGAGCCAGCTCCAAAATGTCTGCAGCCttgccagcagtgctggcagacaCTGTCCTCCGCAGTCCAGGTTAATTGAGCCTCTCCTCCCAGTCTCCCATTCCTCCTAGCATCTCCTTCCCGTGGCTGCATTCCTGTGCAGAAACCTTCCCCAGCCAGCCTGGGAGGAGCTCACCCTGCAGAGACCCCGGGAAGAACAGTGCTAGCAGGGTGGAGAAACTCAGCACACAGAAGTCACCTGGCAGAGTACCCCCGTGTTCTCCCCATGGCCTTCCCGAGCTCTGGAAGACCAGTTGGACAGGGGACAAACTCCCCAGCCCGGTGACTGCCTGCTTCCTCTGGCCCTGCCAAGGGAGCAGTGATTGGCATCAGGAGTTGCCAGGAGCTTTGGTGCCAGTGGCTCCTTGGGGCAGGGTGAACTGGGGCTGAGCTCGTATTTGTCAGcaccctgcagccctcccaccaccttctgggtccctcccatgggatgGGCTCCCACAGCCCTGAttctgctcagccctggctcccagctcGCTGGGGTACGGTCCTGTCCGAAGGAAGCCCTGAGGGTGAGCTGCAACCGGGAGGGTCCATGCATGGGGATGCCAGAGCCGTGGCAGTGGCCAAGGGTCTCCGGCCTGGGGTGGGTGACAAGGGGTGGACAGAATGTGTAAGGGTAGCGTGGATGCTTGGGAACTGTGTAGAGGGGCCTTGGGGTCCCTGCTGGCTGGCGAAGCCATCTCCTTCTGGAGCTGACGGGCTGCAGGTCTCTCCCAGGTGCCCAGGATGCTGGCGCTGTGCCTGCTGTCCCTGGCCTGGCTCAGCGAGGGCTCCCAGCGCAGCGAGCCCATGTTTGTGGCTGTCACCCACCGCCTCCTTCCACCCGACTACGACAGCAACCCCACGCAGCTCAACTATGGCGTGGCTGTCACCGACCTGGATGCCGACGGCGACTTCGAGGTCGTGGTGGCGGGGTGAGTGGTGCACCCAGCGCCTTGGTGACAGTGGGACCTGGTGGCCCTGCAGGGCCAGGAGCTCCTCACTCCTCTGTGGGCATGTGGCTGGCTGAGGGGTTGTTCACAAGGGTAGGGGGGTGGGGGTCCGCATGCACCcactcgtgtgtgtgtgtgtgcacctgcATAGGATGTTGATGTCAGCTGGGTGCCTGTGTGGGGCCATGCGGGTGcccccatcccagccctgggTCCAGGTCCCCAGTGGCAGCTGCCAGTGGCCGGGGTCCACCCCGCAGTGCAGAGTCAGTGTGTCCCTAAGCCGGCTCAGCTCCGCTGACAGGACTCAGCGCTCTCCGCAGATTCGGTTAATTGGCTAGAGGTTTTTTATAGCCCTTTATTGGAGTGATGGCTCGGAAGGGCTGGCAGGAACTGGGGACGCAGGGAGCCGTGTGCTGAGCTGCCAGCGCCTGAGCAGGGCTGGACAcggagcagctgctgccagtgGGTCCGGCCCCAGCCAGGGACAGTGGGGATTGTAGCACAGGCTCTGCATGTGTGTGCTGGCACGGCTGTGAGCCGCTGGCGCGGCGTGTCTGTGCATGCACCATCATGCTCGCCCCCGGGAGAGGCTTGCACACACAGGTGTGCTCACTTGGAGGGCACCCCTCACCCCCCATAGAGCCCATCTTGTCGGGGGGGGGCACTGTGGGAACCAGGGCACCACGGTGGCAGGCAGGGTCCGGGTCTGAGCATCACCCTGGGGCAGCAAACTACAGgcagccctggggaaccccagAGTGGCCGAGGACACTGCTCCCAGCCAGCTACGGTTTTGTAAGTGGCCGTGGTGCCTGTTGTGTAACTTGTTTATGGGCACCCAGGTCAGGAGCGGGCGGGGAGCCTCTGGGGCACAGCATGCCGAGAGGATTTGTCTTGCATGCCAGTTTCCCAGCCCTGGGAAAGGGCTGCAAGCAGGGACCtgtgccccatcctgccccactaGCCACCCaggcccagcccctgccctggcatTGCCCTGGAGTACCCGGGCCAGGTAGACTTGGGATGCCTGACACGTGCTGGAACAGGTCCAGGCTGAGCCCTCCCCATTGGCAGCCAGGAGCCAGCCCCACATTTGGGTGCTGAAGGCAGCCCAGGGTCTTTAGTCTCCATGGACTATGCAGGTCTCTGATGTGCCCTTTCCCCATCATGGGGGAACACCTAGTGTCACACCTGGGCtccccccagggaggggacaggagcTTTCATCCTGTCCCCAAGCCTCAGGGAGCCATCACCCCTGCTTGCACCCCCAGGTACAACGGCCCCAACCTGGTGCTGAAGTATGACAAGGCACGGGGACGGTTGGTGAACGTGGCGGAGGATGAGCGGGGCTCCCCATATTATGCGCTGCGGGACCGGCAGGGCCACGCCATCGGCGTGACGGCCTGTGACATTGATGGGGACGGCCGCGAGGAGATCTACTTCCTCAACACCAACAACGCCTTCTCTGGTGAGCCCCGCCGGCAGCTGTGCCCTGAGCCCCGGGTGCGGGAAGAGCTCCCAGCACAGCCGTCCGTGACCTTTGGCATGTGAGGGATGTGTGCGGGCTGGAGTTAATTTCTCAGTTGAGTGGCTCCATTGATTGATGGCAGCACGGGTGGGACGCTGAGCCCAGCCAGCTGCCGAGTCAGCATTTCCAGCTGCCCACCACCCTCCCAGTGGCACCTGGAGGGGGATGGCAGTTTCCTCACCAACCCCAGGGTGGCCCTGCCACAGGGACCCTGCACAGCaaatcccagctctgcccctccaTGTCGTGGCTCCCCTGTGCCCACTGGACCAAGCCAGGTCTATTCCTGCCCTGCCGGTGCTGTCCCAGCTCCCAGGATGTCAGTTGTGGGGTGGAGACCCACATGCACCAGCCCAGCACCAGGCATCCCTGGAGCTCCCTGGGTCAGTGCTCCAGCCCGGGTCTGCCCTGTGTGCGTCCCACAGCTCTGACCTCCAGGCAGCAGATCTATCTTCCTGACACTCCTAATCACCCAGGCCGGCAGTGACCGCCGGCACACCTGTCCCTAAATCAGGCGTTGCCATTGGCGTTGTCACAGGCAGCGcggctgctgcctgtgcctggcaccgaatcgattttttttttaccttcccgGGGATGATGTACAGGGCTGCGCCCCATTGGGACACATTTTACTTTAATGAGTTGATTCTTCTGCGTGTCTCCCGGCGGCCCTTAAGGGTCACAGGGGCTCTTGCAGTGGCAGCCCAGCCCCacggtgctgctgggggctgcgggggacaGAGCAGATGTCTGGGATGCCTCCCAACAGCCGCCTCTTGCCACAGGGCACCCTCCTCGGCATggggagggatgctgcagccccctgacccgtccccccccacccccccctccccaggcatgGCCACGTACACGGACAAGCTCTTCAAGCTCCGCAACGGGCGCTGGGAGGACCTCCTGAGTGATGAGGTGAACCGGGACGTGGCCAGCCGCTTCGCCGGGCGCTCCGTCGCCTGCGTGGACCGGACGGTGAGCAGGCAGGGCACGGTGGGCAGGCGGCATCTCCactcccttcccaccccctgGTGCCCCTTCAGCCCTCCCCTGCGGGGTCCCGGGGGACCTCTCCTCTCGCCTGAGCaccagccccatcccaccccgcACTGGGGCCTGGGGTGCCCCCCCAGCAGCCCGTGACTGTcagggctggcagcccccccagccaTGGGGACTGCAGGCGCCTGTCCACACGGTTGCTGCCAGCTGATAAACGTGCCTGTCGAGGTGATTTATGTTCCTGTCAcctgctctttcttcttcttcctcctcctcctccagtggTTTGTTTCCAAACGATTATCACTAAATCAGGGTCCAGCTGTTGCATGGGACAAGGGGagtgggggggatgggggggactcGGCacactggggatgctggggggcagAGTGCCCCATGCCATCACTGTGAGCCTGGGGACCACAGCTCCTGGAGGCAATGGGGCACGTCCCCACTCCCGGGGTGCTTTTCACTATGGGCTTTGCAGAGCTCTTGCTTGGCACACGGTAGATGTGCCTCGTCCCATGGAGCCATGAGAGCATCCAGCCCCACAACAGGGATCCTGTGGTCCCCGTGGAGATGGGTCTGGGGCGGGTGGGTGCTGAGGAGGTGCCGCCGGCCGCAGGGCTCCGGCAGGTACTCCATCTACATCGCCAACTACGCCAGCGGCAACGTGGGCCCCCACGCCCTGATCGAGATGGACGTGGCTGCCAGTGACCCTGCCCGCGGCGTCGTCGTGCTGGTGGATGTGGCCGCCAAGGCTGGTGTCAGCAAATACACAGGTACCCGGCTGCTGTGGCCCCGCGGAGGGGACGGGGTGCCGCTGGGCACGATGAGCGGGGGACCCCattgcaggcagggcagggcagggcagtcAGTGGCCAGTGCCACGCATTAGCCTGCCTGACTGCCCCATCTAGCGGCAGCCCCATGGCCCGTGGAAGGGACCAGGGCCACGGACTGCCCACCTGGCAGAACCCCCGTGCCCACCATCACCTGGGCTGATCCCTCCGGAGCCCGCAGCATCTGCAGGACAGGCGGtgtgacacggggacatgggTACACAATCAGGGCAGCGGGGAGCGTGCCAGCCTGCGCCCCATGCTGCCCCACCACCACAGGGACCACTGCTGTGCCCCATCTCCCCAGCAGTAAATTGTCACTACTTAGGAGTATTGTCACTACTTAGGAGTGTTGTCACCATGGCAATGGCAGTGTTTAGGGTTGGGAGTGACACAAGTGACTGTCAGGCCCAGTTAGCTCCTGATGAGAGGGAATGAAAGTGGGAGGTGGGTGAGGAGGGGACACTGCGGGTCCTGGGAGCACCAGGTGTACAGCACTGAGGGAGCGTGGAGGGCATGAACTCCTCTGGGGCAGGGCACCAGCTGTCCCCTCACGCCCGGGCTGCTGTCCCCAGGGGGCCGTGGTGTGGCTGTGGGCCCCATCCTGAGCGACAGCGCCTCTGACATATTCTGCGGTAATGAGAACAGCCCAAATTTCCTCTTCCACAACTGGGGGGACGGGACGTACCGGGACGTGGCAGCTGCCGTGGGTGAGTAGGGGGAGATGGGGGAAGCACCCAGACatcggggcagggcagggccaactctgcctgcccctgcctgcagaggctgACTGAGTGCAGGGTGAAGGGACAGCCCTGGGACCCAGAGCCCCACTGACCACGGGGGGTGGCTGAGGTGCACCAGGGCATCCATTAGTGCAGGGATGCTGCCCTGCACGGGGAAGACCTGTCTGGGGATCATGGGGCATGTCCCGGGAGGCATCCCAGGGAGATGAAGGCAGGGAGGGGGTCCCGTCTGCCCCCGTCCCCTTGCGGCTCCCCAGGGCTGGATGACCCCTACCAGCACGGACGCGGCGTGGCGCTGGCTGACTTCAACCGTGACGGCCGGGTGGACATCGTCTACGGCAACTGGAATGGGCCGCACCGCCTCTACCTGCAGAGTGGGGCCCCCGGGCGCGTCCGATTTCGGgtgagggctggggctgggacccccccactgCTGGCTTTGCCACTGAGCCTCCTTGGCCAGGGGGGCTGGCTTCACCCTGATTTGGCTTTGAGCCCCACATCCCAGCGAGGAGGGGACCCAAAGCACTAAAGCGGGACCTGGTGTCCCACTCTCTGTGCCTGTTGTCACTCCACACCCATTCCCTGTGCAGGACATTGCCACCCCCAAATTCTCAATGCCATCCCCTGTCCGCACCGTTATCGCAGCCGACTTTGACAATGACCAGGAGCTGGAGGTTTTCTTCAACAACATCGCCTACCGCGGCTCCTCCGCCAACCGCCTCTTCCGGTAGGAGCCTGGCACATAccggggggctggggcagcccacACCCCGCTCCGGGGGGGCCGAGCAGCCCTTGTGGCACAGCCGGGTTCATGGGGCTCCTCTCCAGCAGTGCCACTGCTTGGGCTTCGCTAATAAGAGGCACTGTGACTGAGCCCTTCCCAGCATCATTACCAGCCACTTCGATcgtgcctgcagcagcccccagggtccccagcactgctgatTAGCAGCCGTGTGGAAGCTTGTTCATGGCTCCTGTTAATTGTGGGGGTCAATTCCTCATTACCACTGTGTGGCACCTCCTCTCATGGCGTGTGGGGTGGTGGGAGCTGGTTGTCCACCCAGTGCTGGCACCCGTGGGTGGATGGAGGGCAGTGGCGTGGCAGGGAGCCCTGAGGGAGGGTCTCTGGTCCCAGAGGGATCCAGCAGTGTTCGGAGATGGCATTGCTGCTCTGAAGTTCAGACTCACAAGAGCCAGCCTCTCATGACATCTCTGTCACCCCTGCATGGAGCGGGGACATGAGGTGCTAGCAGGCAGGGGCCAGTCCTGTCCCCCATCCACCCTTCATAGCCACCAGGGCTGTCACCTCTCTACCATGCTGCTGTGGGAGGGGACAGGCACTTtctgggaaggtgctggggacCGCAGAGGCTGGCACTAATGCCCTGTCTGTGCTCGGCAGGCTCATCCGCAGGGAGCACTCAGACCCCATCGTGGAAGAGCTGAATCCAGGGGATGCACTGGAGCCCGAGGGACGGGGCACGGGTgggtccccccagccctggcagtggAGCCCTGTGCACTGCCTGGCACCCTTTATTCTGGGGGATGCTGTATGCCTGGCTAAGACACCTGcctgctccccaccagcaccctggaGTCCCCATCACCCAGGAGCAGTCCCCATGCTTTCTCCCTCCACCCATACCCAGCTAACAGCGCCATTTCCAGTTGTTCCCTAGAGCATCAATCTTGGGGGTC is part of the Strix uralensis isolate ZFMK-TIS-50842 chromosome 7, bStrUra1, whole genome shotgun sequence genome and encodes:
- the CRTAC1 gene encoding cartilage acidic protein 1 isoform X5 translates to MRSPPRRRGGAGQPPWPVPRMLALCLLSLAWLSEGSQRSEPMFVAVTHRLLPPDYDSNPTQLNYGVAVTDLDADGDFEVVVAGYNGPNLVLKYDKARGRLVNVAEDERGSPYYALRDRQGHAIGVTACDIDGDGREEIYFLNTNNAFSGMATYTDKLFKLRNGRWEDLLSDEVNRDVASRFAGRSVACVDRTGSGRYSIYIANYASGNVGPHALIEMDVAASDPARGVVVLVDVAAKAGVSKYTGGRGVAVGPILSDSASDIFCGNENSPNFLFHNWGDGTYRDVAAAVGLDDPYQHGRGVALADFNRDGRVDIVYGNWNGPHRLYLQSGAPGRVRFRDIATPKFSMPSPVRTVIAADFDNDQELEVFFNNIAYRGSSANRLFRLIRREHSDPIVEELNPGDALEPEGRGTGGAVTDFDGDGMLDLILSHGESMAQPISIFKGTQGTSNNWLRVIPRTRFGAFARGAKVVLFTRRSGAHLRIIDGGSGYLCEMEPVAHFGLGHDEASSLEVTWPDGRVVARAVASSETNSVLEVPYPLDTEEPLVPAPLETWMSAPSFPSSAPGTSPSASTPTAGTAAAATSAAAGASSPMRTAQLVWLKWPFLGDTPPPGAGPGSPTVPSSL
- the CRTAC1 gene encoding cartilage acidic protein 1 isoform X4, which codes for MRSPPRRRGGAGQPPWPVPRMLALCLLSLAWLSEGSQRSEPMFVAVTHRLLPPDYDSNPTQLNYGVAVTDLDADGDFEVVVAGYNGPNLVLKYDKARGRLVNVAEDERGSPYYALRDRQGHAIGVTACDIDGDGREEIYFLNTNNAFSGMATYTDKLFKLRNGRWEDLLSDEVNRDVASRFAGRSVACVDRTGSGRYSIYIANYASGNVGPHALIEMDVAASDPARGVVVLVDVAAKAGVSKYTGGRGVAVGPILSDSASDIFCGNENSPNFLFHNWGDGTYRDVAAAVGLDDPYQHGRGVALADFNRDGRVDIVYGNWNGPHRLYLQSGAPGRVRFRDIATPKFSMPSPVRTVIAADFDNDQELEVFFNNIAYRGSSANRLFRLIRREHSDPIVEELNPGDALEPEGRGTGGAVTDFDGDGMLDLILSHGESMAQPISIFKGTQGTSNNWLRVIPRTRFGAFARGAKVVLFTRRSGAHLRIIDGGSGYLCEMEPVAHFGLGHDEASSLEVTWPDGRVVARAVASSETNSVLEVPYPLDTEEPLVPAPLETWMSAPSFPSSAPGTSPSASTPTAGTAAAATSAAAGASSPMRTAQLVWTSTSVPRACTTAASSAPTPLGHTPATAARASTPLIQLPASAWT
- the CRTAC1 gene encoding cartilage acidic protein 1 isoform X1 encodes the protein MRSPPRRRGGAGQPPWPVPRMLALCLLSLAWLSEGSQRSEPMFVAVTHRLLPPDYDSNPTQLNYGVAVTDLDADGDFEVVVAGYNGPNLVLKYDKARGRLVNVAEDERGSPYYALRDRQGHAIGVTACDIDGDGREEIYFLNTNNAFSGMATYTDKLFKLRNGRWEDLLSDEVNRDVASRFAGRSVACVDRTGSGRYSIYIANYASGNVGPHALIEMDVAASDPARGVVVLVDVAAKAGVSKYTGGRGVAVGPILSDSASDIFCGNENSPNFLFHNWGDGTYRDVAAAVGLDDPYQHGRGVALADFNRDGRVDIVYGNWNGPHRLYLQSGAPGRVRFRDIATPKFSMPSPVRTVIAADFDNDQELEVFFNNIAYRGSSANRLFRLIRREHSDPIVEELNPGDALEPEGRGTGGAVTDFDGDGMLDLILSHGESMAQPISIFKGTQGTSNNWLRVIPRTRFGAFARGAKVVLFTRRSGAHLRIIDGGSGYLCEMEPVAHFGLGHDEASSLEVTWPDGRVVARAVASSETNSVLEVPYPLDTEEPLVPAPLETWMSAPSFPSSAPGTSPSASTPTAGTAAAATSAAAGASSPMRTAQLVWVSDGWDTLTPCHRSLAQPVGISPKARCPGMLLHPCQKPGLILQPAGWLPSHLHPGSVSVHPAPPAELPLTPLLSFFLFFSLAPSLLLCAAQVAFFGGYPSAGSWPGLPYSALLPLVLGLCLCLYAL
- the CRTAC1 gene encoding cartilage acidic protein 1 isoform X2 codes for the protein MRSPPRRRGGAGQPPWPVPRMLALCLLSLAWLSEGSQRSEPMFVAVTHRLLPPDYDSNPTQLNYGVAVTDLDADGDFEVVVAGYNGPNLVLKYDKARGRLVNVAEDERGSPYYALRDRQGHAIGVTACDIDGDGREEIYFLNTNNAFSGMATYTDKLFKLRNGRWEDLLSDEVNRDVASRFAGRSVACVDRTGSGRYSIYIANYASGNVGPHALIEMDVAASDPARGVVVLVDVAAKAGVSKYTGGRGVAVGPILSDSASDIFCGNENSPNFLFHNWGDGTYRDVAAAVGLDDPYQHGRGVALADFNRDGRVDIVYGNWNGPHRLYLQSGAPGRVRFRDIATPKFSMPSPVRTVIAADFDNDQELEVFFNNIAYRGSSANRLFRLIRREHSDPIVEELNPGDALEPEGRGTGGAVTDFDGDGMLDLILSHGESMAQPISIFKGTQGTSNNWLRVIPRTRFGAFARGAKVVLFTRRSGAHLRIIDGGSGYLCEMEPVAHFGLGHDEASSLEVTWPDGRVVARAVASSETNSVLEVPYPLDTEEPLVPAPLECGQGFSQHKNGRCVDMDECTKFPFVCPRDKPICINTYGGYRCRSNKRCSRGFEPNEDGTACVDIDECAQGLHNCSQLCTNTPGAHACHCRPGFHSLDPAASQCLDIDECRAQPGPCDHICHNSHGSFHCHCHHGFSLGSGGRCQRN
- the CRTAC1 gene encoding cartilage acidic protein 1 isoform X3; translated protein: MRSPPRRRGGAGQPPWPVPRMLALCLLSLAWLSEGSQRSEPMFVAVTHRLLPPDYDSNPTQLNYGVAVTDLDADGDFEVVVAGYNGPNLVLKYDKARGRLVNVAEDERGSPYYALRDRQGHAIGVTACDIDGDGREEIYFLNTNNAFSGMATYTDKLFKLRNGRWEDLLSDEVNRDVASRFAGRSVACVDRTGSGRYSIYIANYASGNVGPHALIEMDVAASDPARGVVVLVDVAAKAGVSKYTGGRGVAVGPILSDSASDIFCGNENSPNFLFHNWGDGTYRDVAAAVGLDDPYQHGRGVALADFNRDGRVDIVYGNWNGPHRLYLQSGAPGRVRFRDIATPKFSMPSPVRTVIAADFDNDQELEVFFNNIAYRGSSANRLFRLIRREHSDPIVEELNPGDALEPEGRGTGGAVTDFDGDGMLDLILSHGESMAQPISIFKGTQGTSNNWLRVIPRTRFGAFARGAKVVLFTRRSGAHLRIIDGGSGYLCEMEPVAHFGLGHDEASSLEVTWPDGRVVARAVASSETNSVLEVPYPLDTEEPLVPAPLECGQGFSQHKNGRCVDMDECTKFPFVCPRDKPICINTYGGYRCRSNKRCSRGFEPNEDGTACVAQVAFFGGYPSAGSWPGLPYSALLPLVLGLCLCLYAL